The DNA region AGCTCATAGATTTACAGTTTCTTTTATTACTATTTCTATTCCAATATTATTAAGATGGATAAAATTAAATATAGGCTTGGAGGACATAAAAAAAATACTCCCACTTTCAATATTTTATCCTGCATTATTTTTTGCTTTTCAATCATTTGGATTGTCATATATATCTTCATCGGAAGCAGGGATAATTCATGCGACTATACCAATTATTACATTAATATTGGCAACATTTGTATTAAAGGAAAAAACTACTTTATTAGAGAAGATATCAGTATTTTTATCTGTAGGAGGGGTGGTTTATATTTTTTTAATGAAAGGGATTAATTTTAAATCATCTAGTTTTATTGGAATTGTATTAATTTTTTTATCAGCAATTTCTTCATCTAGTTATAATGTTTTAGCAAGAAAGATAGTTCAAAAATATAAATTTATTGATGTAACATATGTGATGATCTTCATAGGTTTTATAAGCTTCAATCTTTTATCTATAGTAGACCGACTTTATAAGGGAGACCTAAAGACATATTTTAGCGCATTTAGCAGTCAGGATTTCTTAATATCAATTTTATATTTAGGTATTTTATCATCTGTCGTAACATCACTTTTATCAAACTATGCTTTGTCTATAATATCGGCTCCTAAAATGAGTGTTTTTAATAATTTATCTACTTTGGTTACTGTGGTTGCAGGAGTACTATTATTAAATGAAACGCTTTATTATTATCACATAATAGGTATTGTGAGTATTCTAATAGGTGTATTAGGAACTAATTTAGATAAACTAAGAAAAGATTCTCTATAAGGTTATAAAAGTAATAAATATATTAGAAATATGCAATTAAGAATAACTAAAGTGATAAATCAACTTCCGCTTGGAGACGTTAAACAGTTACAAGGTAATACGGAAAATTATAGACTATAGTTGGCGGCTATAAAATTGTGTTCACCAAAGACGACGAAATCTCGTGCTTTGACAGTAGATGTTCAGCACCATAATTCGTCTGAAATACGGCAGATCATGGGTTGAATTTTTAGTGAAAATATGGTAAAATGCCCTGAAAAATATCAGCAGAATTTATCAACTTTATAAAAATTGGAAGCAAAGAATGTCATGATAAACCATGAATTATATAAGTGGGAGTGATTTTATAAATGAATTTGGTAATTAAAAGGTTTGAGAATCTAACACCTAAAGAAGTATATAGTATTTTGAAATTAAGAAATGCCGTTTTCATCGTAGAGCAGAACTGTGCATATCAAGATTGTGACGATAATGATGACCGTGCATTTCATTTATTCATCAAGGAAAAAGATGATGTTGTTGCATACTTAAGAATCTTAGATAAGGGAATAACTTTTGATGAAATCGCAATCGGAAGAGTTGTGGTAGAGAAGCGTCATCGTGGAACTGGTCTATCACGAAAGATTATGAACAAAGCAATTGACTTTGTAGTTAATGAAATCGGCGAAACTTCAATTAAAATTCAGGCACAATCATATTTAATCGAATTTTACGAAAGCTTAGGCTTTAAAGCAATATCCGAAGAATATTTAGAAGACGAAATACCTCATATTGATATGCTGCTTTATAAATCAATTTCTATAAAGTGAGAATTTATCGAAGCCACTTGTCGAGAATATAAAAGTTAAATTCGCATAAAAGCCGTCACGACCGTGGTGGCTTTTCTTGTGCACAAAATTCAAAACAGAAAGATTACTATGACATCATCGATATCATCCATGGCTTTCAGATTGAGTACATCTATCTTCTACCCCGATTATGATGTTCTCAATTAAAAGGATTTCATTAGCAGTGCAGTACCTTCTTTATATTGGTACTGGTTAATCAAAGGAACAAGGCGTGTAAAGTGCTCTGACGCACAATGTGCATCCAACGCCTGATGATTAATCCATTCCTCGATGAAAATAAAATGTGTTTCATCATCTTCATCAACGAAAAGATTGTATTCTACACATCCTGGCTCCTTTTTTGTTGCAGCTACTAATTCTGCATACATCGGTGCGACAACTTCGAGATATTCATTTTTGATAAAATCCTCAGCAATGACCTTTAGCATTAACAATCACCTCCATCGTATTGCTTAAAAGTATATATCATTTACTACAAAAGATATAGATGAAATATAATAAAGTTTACAAAACCTAGATGGAAAGCTGCGGCAATAGGCCCATCCCGCAGGGTGTCTTGATCATTGATAAAGTAAAATCCTATAGGACGGCTTCTTTATTTATTCACTGACGGAATTATTATTGCAAGTCATATCA from Alkaliphilus flagellatus includes:
- a CDS encoding GNAT family N-acetyltransferase, translated to MNLVIKRFENLTPKEVYSILKLRNAVFIVEQNCAYQDCDDNDDRAFHLFIKEKDDVVAYLRILDKGITFDEIAIGRVVVEKRHRGTGLSRKIMNKAIDFVVNEIGETSIKIQAQSYLIEFYESLGFKAISEEYLEDEIPHIDMLLYKSISIK
- a CDS encoding putative quinol monooxygenase is translated as MLKVIAEDFIKNEYLEVVAPMYAELVAATKKEPGCVEYNLFVDEDDETHFIFIEEWINHQALDAHCASEHFTRLVPLINQYQYKEGTALLMKSF
- a CDS encoding DMT family transporter — translated: MKKIKIAYLSAIANAIIVGLSFIFMKIALIYTDPLNILAHRFTVSFITISIPILLRWIKLNIGLEDIKKILPLSIFYPALFFAFQSFGLSYISSSEAGIIHATIPIITLILATFVLKEKTTLLEKISVFLSVGGVVYIFLMKGINFKSSSFIGIVLIFLSAISSSSYNVLARKIVQKYKFIDVTYVMIFIGFISFNLLSIVDRLYKGDLKTYFSAFSSQDFLISILYLGILSSVVTSLLSNYALSIISAPKMSVFNNLSTLVTVVAGVLLLNETLYYYHIIGIVSILIGVLGTNLDKLRKDSL